The Brachyspira aalborgi genome has a segment encoding these proteins:
- a CDS encoding DHH family phosphoesterase, which produces MANKKSVNKIIKKTAKKTVKNNAKKNIKTNIKEILKTLSKATNITIIGHRNPDVDCICSCLGLSLLLKKIFKKRKVFVVNTDKMQRDLQNVLLIEEVIFNVNEETIPKKDVLVVLDSGDIDRIGWISEVLNEYNEVIFIDHHKVRNIEGVTMFYNDTNAAATCEIIFDIFSTFLKSMDSTIATLLYCGLSTDTGGFVFSNTTEKSLLAASKLMSRGVIIENLGNVVRKRYTRIDVAALMEIYRRMIIDEENKIGYICLQETINGHSMKEITVSASDILIQMEDVFIGFIIHESEEDFRVSMRSRINKNVREIAESFGGGGHPKAAGFTVSKEDYNKEKLISEIKNKLIKLLNER; this is translated from the coding sequence ATGGCTAATAAAAAAAGCGTAAATAAAATAATAAAAAAAACCGCAAAGAAAACGGTTAAAAATAATGCAAAGAAAAATATAAAAACAAATATAAAAGAAATATTAAAAACTCTCTCAAAAGCAACAAATATAACGATAATCGGACATAGAAATCCCGATGTCGATTGTATATGTTCATGTTTGGGATTATCTTTACTTTTAAAAAAAATATTCAAAAAGAGAAAAGTTTTCGTTGTCAATACGGATAAAATGCAAAGAGATTTACAAAATGTTTTATTAATAGAAGAAGTAATATTTAATGTTAATGAAGAAACTATTCCTAAAAAAGATGTTTTGGTTGTATTAGATTCGGGAGATATTGACAGAATAGGTTGGATTTCTGAAGTTCTTAACGAATATAACGAAGTAATATTTATAGACCATCATAAAGTTAGAAATATAGAAGGCGTTACTATGTTTTATAACGATACTAACGCAGCCGCCACTTGCGAGATAATTTTTGATATATTTTCAACTTTCTTAAAAAGTATGGATTCTACTATAGCGACTTTATTGTATTGCGGACTTTCAACCGATACGGGAGGTTTTGTTTTTAGCAATACTACAGAAAAGTCTTTACTTGCAGCTTCAAAATTAATGAGTAGGGGAGTTATAATAGAAAATTTAGGAAATGTCGTTAGAAAGAGATATACTAGAATAGATGTAGCCGCTTTAATGGAAATATACAGAAGAATGATAATAGACGAAGAAAATAAAATAGGCTATATATGTTTGCAAGAGACAATTAACGGGCATAGCATGAAAGAGATAACCGTAAGCGCTTCGGATATTTTAATTCAAATGGAAGATGTTTTTATCGGATTTATAATTCATGAAAGCGAAGAAGATTTTAGAGTAAGTATGAGAAGTAGAATAAATAAAAATGTAAGAGAAATTGCAGAATCTTTCGGAGGAGGCGGACATCCTAAAGCCGCTGGTTTTACCGTATCAAAAGAAGATTATAATAAAGAAAAACTTATATCTGAAATCAAAAATAAACTGATAAAATTATTAAATGAAAGATAA
- the rbfA gene encoding 30S ribosome-binding factor RbfA, with protein sequence MSSHRIFRINENIKQLLSAIIFKEIEDPRIKNNLITITKVDTDKDLKNAKVFFVCLNEDKKDEVLSGLNSAKGVIFSYLKKSLKVRYVPNLTFHYDKTLIETNKVLTNIRNLNINDNED encoded by the coding sequence ATGTCTTCTCATAGAATATTTAGAATAAATGAAAATATTAAACAACTTCTATCTGCGATTATATTTAAAGAGATAGAAGACCCAAGAATAAAAAATAATCTTATAACTATAACAAAAGTAGATACCGATAAAGATTTGAAAAACGCTAAAGTTTTTTTCGTATGTTTAAATGAAGATAAAAAAGACGAAGTTTTAAGCGGATTAAATAGCGCTAAAGGAGTTATATTTTCTTATCTTAAAAAAAGTCTTAAAGTTAGATATGTTCCAAATTTAACTTTTCATTACGATAAAACTTTAATCGAAACTAATAAAGTATTGACGAATATAAGAAATTTAAATATTAACGATAATGAAGATTAA
- a CDS encoding chemotaxis protein CheW, translated as MSNQILVFNINNELYGIDILKVQEILNFIQPTPIPNCPDYLKGIINLRGTIILVIDLRARFHFDSPMDPNNCVIVVVAIGNKKYGLVVDSVSDVLTINEENIQEDIDIHSGIDNRYIMGLVKANEQMIILVNIDKVFLKNELDDLNSAVNNSVV; from the coding sequence ATGTCAAATCAAATACTTGTATTTAATATAAATAACGAACTATACGGAATAGATATATTAAAAGTTCAGGAAATACTTAATTTTATTCAGCCTACGCCGATTCCGAATTGTCCCGATTATTTAAAAGGAATAATTAATTTAAGAGGAACTATAATACTTGTTATAGATTTAAGGGCAAGATTTCATTTCGATTCTCCTATGGACCCAAATAATTGCGTTATAGTTGTTGTCGCTATAGGAAATAAAAAATATGGTTTGGTTGTCGATTCTGTTTCAGATGTTCTTACAATTAACGAAGAAAATATACAGGAAGATATTGATATTCATTCGGGAATAGACAATAGATATATAATGGGACTCGTTAAGGCAAACGAACAAATGATTATTTTAGTAAATATAGATAAAGTATTTTTAAAAAACGAACTTGACGATTTAAATAGCGCCGTAAATAATTCGGTTGTTTAA
- a CDS encoding DUF4416 family protein has protein sequence MSKVLKQSKAVLVIAFMYRDLEIYNLALKDAIENFNSIKIISEEYLFSHSAYYKEEMGENLKKRFLVFKNLIERDYISEVKKTTDKIEKKYLYSNGNRKINIDPAILTLENFILTTNKNFTHRIYLKDGVFADLTLIYNKKLGYTELPWTYADYSSEETKLFLNSVRDLFYNELIKTSPFA, from the coding sequence ATGAGTAAAGTTTTGAAACAGTCTAAAGCCGTTCTTGTAATTGCCTTTATGTATAGAGATTTAGAAATTTATAATTTGGCATTAAAAGACGCTATAGAAAATTTTAATTCAATAAAAATTATAAGCGAAGAATATTTATTTTCTCATTCTGCATATTATAAAGAAGAAATGGGCGAAAACTTAAAAAAAAGATTTTTAGTTTTTAAAAATTTAATAGAAAGAGATTATATATCTGAAGTAAAAAAGACTACCGATAAAATAGAAAAAAAATATTTATATTCTAACGGAAACAGAAAAATAAATATAGACCCAGCTATACTTACGCTTGAAAATTTTATTTTAACGACTAATAAAAATTTTACTCATAGAATATATTTAAAAGACGGAGTTTTTGCCGACTTAACTTTAATATATAATAAAAAACTCGGATATACGGAGCTTCCTTGGACTTATGCAGATTATTCAAGCGAAGAAACAAAATTATTTTTAAATAGCGTGAGAGATTTATTTTATAATGAGTTAATAAAAACATCGCCTTTCGCTTAA
- a CDS encoding ankyrin repeat domain-containing protein has product MTMKIAFVIIATFILSLGLFANESDTLMNALKNDDINKAKELIMSGVNINTRNIIGETPLMEAAEKGYTEIVELLLNKRVNINISNVKNITALSKAAYNGHTDIVKLLVNADATLNIRDRDGKTALTYAFENEYKDIVKILKKAGAVK; this is encoded by the coding sequence ATGACGATGAAAATAGCATTTGTAATTATAGCGACATTTATATTATCATTAGGATTATTCGCTAACGAATCCGATACGCTAATGAACGCATTAAAAAATGACGATATTAATAAAGCGAAAGAACTTATAATGTCTGGAGTTAATATTAATACTAGAAATATAATAGGCGAAACTCCTTTAATGGAAGCGGCTGAAAAAGGATATACCGAAATAGTTGAGCTTTTATTAAATAAAAGAGTTAATATAAATATAAGCAATGTTAAAAATATAACCGCGTTAAGTAAAGCCGCTTATAACGGACATACCGATATAGTAAAACTTTTGGTAAATGCTGACGCTACTCTTAATATAAGAGATAGAGACGGGAAAACGGCATTAACTTACGCTTTTGAAAACGAGTATAAGGATATAGTTAAAATACTTAAAAAAGCTGGAGCGGTTAAATAA
- the rsgA gene encoding ribosome small subunit-dependent GTPase A codes for MTIKDIGFDEYFEKLTLKILNDIKDRENLIPARVIRIHKRYYTLFSNEGEFLARIKGRIRHKSEIQSELPIVGDWVLMRKSDNNAFIETILTRKNILYRKANIKKNDIQAIVSNIDYVFIIVALDNEMPISAIARYLSIAHTSGIKPIIAISKIDIYKKNEFKELLKTIKENYPNEIAFGYSSKTGENAKEFLSYIKENTSSVFIGASGSGKSTIINYLLKKEKMKTKEVREYDFKGMHTTTHRELLILEGGGVVIDTPGLRNLDLWEDDKGIKKTFEDLEELSKNCKFKNCTHQHEPDCYILELVEKNKIPYERYQAYITLLNENKQLQKTSIEIKKDRKKALKKIMKYRNDYKKINKNLKK; via the coding sequence TTGACAATAAAAGATATAGGTTTTGACGAATATTTTGAAAAATTAACTTTAAAAATTCTAAACGATATAAAAGACAGAGAAAATTTAATTCCTGCAAGAGTTATAAGAATACATAAAAGATATTATACTTTATTTTCAAACGAAGGCGAATTTTTAGCGAGAATTAAAGGCAGAATAAGACATAAATCGGAAATTCAAAGCGAGCTTCCGATTGTGGGCGATTGGGTTTTAATGCGAAAATCGGACAATAACGCTTTTATAGAAACAATTTTAACTAGAAAAAATATTTTATACAGAAAGGCAAATATTAAAAAAAATGATATTCAAGCGATAGTAAGCAATATTGATTATGTTTTTATAATTGTCGCTTTAGATAATGAAATGCCAATTTCGGCTATTGCAAGATATTTGTCAATCGCTCATACTTCGGGAATAAAGCCTATAATAGCGATAAGCAAAATCGACATTTATAAAAAAAATGAATTCAAAGAATTATTAAAAACTATAAAAGAAAATTATCCTAATGAAATAGCTTTTGGTTATAGCTCAAAAACGGGAGAAAATGCAAAAGAATTTTTATCTTATATAAAAGAAAATACTTCTTCAGTTTTTATAGGAGCTTCTGGTTCGGGTAAATCGACTATAATTAACTATTTATTAAAAAAAGAAAAAATGAAAACTAAAGAAGTGAGAGAATACGATTTTAAGGGAATGCACACAACAACTCATAGAGAGCTTTTAATTTTAGAAGGCGGCGGAGTAGTTATAGATACGCCAGGATTAAGAAATTTAGATTTATGGGAAGACGATAAAGGAATAAAAAAAACTTTTGAGGATTTGGAAGAGCTTTCAAAAAATTGCAAATTTAAAAATTGCACTCATCAACATGAGCCAGATTGTTATATACTTGAGCTTGTCGAAAAAAATAAAATTCCTTACGAGAGATATCAAGCTTATATAACTTTGCTTAATGAAAATAAACAACTTCAAAAAACTTCAATAGAAATTAAAAAAGATAGAAAAAAAGCATTGAAGAAAATAATGAAATACAGAAACGATTATAAGAAAATAAATAAAAATCTTAAAAAATAA
- a CDS encoding glucose-1-phosphate adenylyltransferase, which produces MRAYNTVALILGGGRGTRLYPLVKARSKPAVSLGGQYRMIDIPVSNCINSGLRNIYVITQFNSASLNNHIYNAYRFDNFSGGHVSILAAEQTDTNIDWYQGTADAVRKNLSHFDNEFINNVLILSGDQVYRMDYNVMNRHMLETGADIVIGTVPVSREEAKGFGVMLVNKRGQITNFYEKPKEDEILNSLKLSAEQKKMFDIEDGKKEYLASMGIYIFRRNVLKELLEDVSMMDFGKDIIPEAIKKYKVFSYAFQGYWEDVGTIKAYFDANISFGSKNPPFDFYDEDAPIYTHVRYLSASKIEKANINSSIIADGCKIENATIKESVIGLRSVIQSGSNLERVIMMGSDYYENRDDIERLNVRHLPKIGIGKKCTLKNVIIDKNVRIGNEVTIVNKKRIQHQDSEFYCIRDGIVIIPKNTVVKSGTVI; this is translated from the coding sequence ATGAGAGCATATAATACCGTAGCATTAATACTTGGAGGAGGAAGAGGAACGAGATTATATCCTTTAGTTAAAGCGCGTTCAAAACCCGCGGTTTCTCTTGGAGGACAATACAGAATGATAGATATTCCCGTATCAAACTGTATTAATAGCGGACTTAGAAATATTTATGTTATAACTCAATTCAATAGCGCCTCTTTAAATAATCATATTTATAATGCTTATAGATTTGATAACTTTTCAGGCGGGCATGTAAGTATTTTAGCAGCCGAACAAACCGATACAAATATAGATTGGTATCAAGGAACTGCGGACGCCGTTAGAAAAAATCTTTCGCATTTCGACAATGAATTTATTAATAATGTTTTAATACTTTCAGGCGACCAAGTTTATCGTATGGATTATAATGTTATGAATAGGCATATGCTTGAAACGGGAGCGGATATTGTTATAGGAACAGTTCCCGTATCTAGAGAGGAGGCAAAAGGTTTTGGAGTAATGCTTGTCAATAAAAGAGGGCAGATAACTAATTTTTACGAAAAACCTAAAGAAGATGAGATTCTCAATTCTCTAAAATTAAGCGCAGAGCAAAAGAAAATGTTTGATATAGAGGACGGAAAAAAAGAATATTTGGCTTCTATGGGAATATATATTTTTAGAAGAAATGTCCTTAAAGAACTTTTGGAAGATGTTTCAATGATGGATTTCGGAAAAGATATTATACCCGAAGCGATAAAAAAATATAAAGTATTCAGTTACGCTTTTCAAGGATATTGGGAAGATGTAGGAACTATTAAGGCTTATTTTGACGCGAATATTTCTTTTGGAAGCAAGAATCCGCCTTTCGATTTCTATGACGAAGACGCTCCAATTTATACGCATGTTCGTTATCTATCGGCATCGAAAATTGAAAAAGCAAATATTAATTCAAGCATAATAGCGGACGGATGCAAAATAGAAAACGCCACGATAAAAGAATCGGTTATAGGTTTGCGTTCGGTTATTCAAAGCGGTTCTAATTTGGAAAGAGTCATTATGATGGGAAGCGACTATTATGAGAATAGAGATGATATAGAGAGGCTTAATGTTAGACATTTGCCTAAAATAGGAATAGGAAAAAAATGCACTCTCAAAAATGTGATTATAGATAAAAATGTTAGAATAGGAAACGAGGTTACTATAGTAAATAAAAAGAGAATTCAGCATCAGGATAGCGAGTTTTATTGCATAAGAGATGGAATAGTTATAATTCCTAAAAATACGGTAGTTAAAAGCGGAACTGTTATATAG